One window of Streptococcus suis genomic DNA carries:
- a CDS encoding DUF2812 domain-containing protein, which yields METKTEIHFFFLPDFEKEEHYLVEQHRQGWKFQKNKFGFFYIFEKCQSEEVIYQLDFKPNGQDKEGYLQMFADYGWEYVGDCNHFSYFRKNESLGEVELYSDRQSKFEMIDRIITRQFLLASSLFVFFILLFYVLKLPVVMIGMAVADLPVLLYCSIGLMRLRQKYKEIGK from the coding sequence ATGGAAACTAAGACAGAAATTCATTTTTTCTTCTTGCCTGATTTTGAAAAGGAAGAACATTATTTGGTAGAGCAACATCGTCAGGGATGGAAATTTCAAAAAAATAAATTTGGCTTTTTCTATATCTTTGAGAAATGTCAGTCTGAAGAAGTTATCTATCAACTGGATTTTAAGCCCAATGGTCAGGATAAGGAGGGATACCTCCAGATGTTTGCAGATTATGGCTGGGAATATGTCGGTGACTGCAATCATTTTTCATACTTTAGAAAGAATGAGAGTTTGGGAGAAGTTGAGCTTTATAGTGACCGTCAAAGTAAATTCGAGATGATTGACAGAATTATTACCAGACAGTTTCTACTGGCCAGTTCCTTGTTTGTTTTCTTTATCTTGCTATTTTATGTCTTGAAGTTGCCTGTTGTTATGATTGGTATGGCAGTTGCTGACTTACCAGTTTTACTCTATTGTTCTATCGGCTTGATGCGTTTGCGTCAGAAGTATAAGGAGATTGGAAAATGA
- a CDS encoding PadR family transcriptional regulator has protein sequence MNDKLKRVYVPMTETAFYILFHLQEERHGYDITQKTKEVTAGQVVISPGTMYGTLSKMEKDGLIRFVREEDKRKFYQITETGREILDIELARIERLYRNSKGEGYGN, from the coding sequence ATGAACGATAAGTTAAAACGGGTCTATGTTCCGATGACAGAGACAGCCTTCTATATTCTCTTTCATTTACAGGAAGAACGGCATGGCTATGATATTACCCAGAAGACCAAGGAAGTCACGGCAGGTCAGGTCGTGATTAGCCCTGGAACCATGTACGGCACCCTGTCGAAAATGGAAAAGGACGGCTTGATTCGGTTTGTCAGGGAAGAAGACAAGCGGAAGTTTTACCAAATAACAGAAACAGGTCGAGAAATCCTAGACATAGAATTGGCTCGGATTGAACGGCTCTATCGAAATAGCAAGGGGGAAGGCTATGGAAACTAA
- a CDS encoding helix-turn-helix domain-containing protein: MGTYGKIFKLIRESKNMSLKEVAGDFVTPAQLSRFENGKSNLSVDTFFNCLRRMNVVEGEFSTLYQSYFQIDNLFSSERFVRAVYSHNTQYMDDRILYHQAEYDRDGRQFDRVMVAAFHIFKQQWCDPDYDVSEDEKAILSDYLMSIDDWGKFELWIFGNCSRGLPSKMLEVLGMEVLNRTKFYMDIKENRDNVYKMLINISSSLLDRGEEIAAIRFLKILDSVNIMEKNMRDRLLLKLLKARLSYMNGNDGGLEIMKECLHIAKFLDCYDLIHQINKEIEKVTDM; this comes from the coding sequence ATGGGAACTTACGGAAAAATTTTTAAACTCATTCGTGAATCAAAAAATATGTCTCTAAAAGAAGTGGCAGGGGATTTCGTGACACCTGCTCAGTTATCACGCTTTGAAAATGGAAAGAGTAATCTTTCTGTAGATACATTTTTTAATTGTTTGAGACGGATGAATGTGGTAGAGGGCGAATTTTCTACCCTCTACCAGTCCTACTTTCAGATAGATAATTTGTTTTCATCAGAGCGATTTGTCCGTGCAGTTTATAGTCACAATACTCAGTATATGGATGATAGAATTTTGTACCATCAAGCAGAGTATGATAGGGATGGACGTCAGTTTGATAGGGTAATGGTCGCGGCCTTTCATATATTCAAGCAGCAATGGTGCGATCCTGATTATGATGTTTCTGAGGATGAAAAAGCTATTCTATCGGACTATTTAATGTCCATAGATGATTGGGGGAAATTTGAACTCTGGATTTTCGGAAATTGTAGCAGAGGTCTTCCTAGCAAGATGTTGGAAGTTCTGGGAATGGAAGTTCTCAATCGAACAAAGTTTTATATGGATATCAAAGAAAACAGAGATAATGTCTATAAGATGCTCATCAATATTTCGAGTAGTTTGTTAGATAGGGGAGAGGAGATTGCTGCGATTCGCTTTCTCAAAATTCTTGACTCTGTCAATATCATGGAAAAGAATATGCGGGATCGCTTGCTGCTTAAGCTCCTAAAAGCACGCTTGTCCTACATGAATGGAAATGATGGTGGCCTAGAAATAATGAAGGAATGCCTGCATATTGCCAAATTTTTAGATTGCTATGATTTAATCCACCAGATCAATAAGGAAATTGAGAAAGTTACAGATATGTAA
- a CDS encoding ATP-binding cassette domain-containing protein, with translation MSSLLSTQELSKQYGKQKAVQQVSLTINKGEICGLVGENGAGKTTLLRMLSGLISQTSGTINSSKDCRIGALIESPALQPNLSAIDNLRYMALQLNLKQADEKILETLAIVGLEDVDPKKKSKDFSLGMRQRLAIALAILDKPDFLILDEPINGLDPVGIKEMRSIILNLRNQYGMTILISSHILSELEMVVDRYIIMHKGLIVKEFSKRELEQTLAEQLYLQTNNHPKTFTILEAQGIAYKIDKDYISLSSDTNVMSLIHLLINHEIEVKEIFKQQMSFEDYYLTLLQEGEEHDTLL, from the coding sequence ATGTCATCTCTCTTATCTACCCAAGAATTATCAAAGCAATATGGGAAACAAAAGGCCGTTCAGCAGGTTTCCTTGACTATTAATAAAGGGGAAATCTGTGGCTTAGTCGGTGAAAATGGTGCTGGGAAAACAACGCTTCTCAGAATGTTATCGGGCCTCATTTCCCAAACTTCAGGTACCATTAATAGTTCAAAAGATTGTCGTATTGGAGCTTTAATTGAATCCCCTGCTCTACAACCCAATTTATCTGCGATCGATAATCTTCGTTACATGGCTCTGCAATTAAATCTCAAGCAAGCGGATGAAAAAATCTTAGAGACATTAGCAATTGTCGGTTTAGAGGATGTGGATCCTAAGAAAAAATCTAAAGATTTTTCACTGGGAATGCGTCAACGTTTAGCTATTGCCTTAGCTATTCTAGATAAGCCTGATTTTTTAATCCTAGACGAACCGATTAATGGTCTTGACCCTGTTGGAATCAAAGAAATGAGAAGCATTATTTTAAATCTTCGCAATCAATATGGGATGACCATCCTTATCTCCAGTCATATCCTATCAGAGCTTGAGATGGTAGTTGATCGCTACATTATTATGCATAAAGGCCTTATTGTCAAAGAATTCTCAAAAAGAGAACTTGAACAAACCTTAGCGGAACAACTCTATCTACAAACGAACAACCATCCTAAGACCTTTACTATCCTTGAAGCGCAGGGCATCGCTTACAAAATAGATAAGGATTATATCAGTCTGTCATCAGATACGAATGTTATGAGCCTCATTCATCTCTTGATAAACCATGAGATTGAGGTCAAAGAAATTTTTAAACAACAAATGTCATTTGAAGATTATTATCTGACATTGCTTCAAGAAGGAGAAGAGCATGATACATTACTTTAA
- a CDS encoding ABC transporter permease, translating to MIHYFKADLFKIQKEQRLTISLGILALLSFLSAFLLHGNEDFTSSLIQLLSQFITLFFIVPANIFFGEDFTYRTINHIIIKQQTRKGVFFYKVLATLVLDLAYILLAYLLSSSVGLLLGDPVDVAVIIQSFIAQTPLFICISLLSILIFVKSNKVNQAYLAFSLISLLFDNISNLITSNLLHMKLPTDYFLFLSLQQGENISRLSMGVSFMAAILYLYLSYFIFSRKELK from the coding sequence ATGATACATTACTTTAAAGCTGATTTATTTAAGATTCAAAAAGAACAGAGATTAACGATTTCATTGGGAATATTGGCTTTACTGTCCTTTTTATCCGCTTTTTTGTTGCATGGCAACGAAGACTTCACTAGCTCTCTTATTCAATTGCTTTCTCAATTTATCACACTATTTTTTATCGTTCCAGCCAACATATTCTTTGGAGAAGATTTTACTTACCGTACCATCAATCATATTATTATCAAGCAACAAACAAGAAAAGGAGTATTTTTCTATAAAGTCTTAGCAACCCTTGTGCTTGATCTCGCTTATATCCTTCTAGCCTATTTATTGAGTAGCAGTGTTGGCTTACTTCTAGGTGATCCTGTTGATGTTGCAGTAATAATACAAAGTTTCATTGCTCAAACACCTTTATTTATCTGTATCTCTCTGTTATCCATCCTGATATTTGTCAAGTCCAATAAGGTCAATCAAGCCTATCTTGCCTTTAGTTTAATTAGCCTTCTTTTTGACAATATCTCCAACCTCATTACTAGTAATCTACTCCATATGAAATTACCAACAGATTATTTTCTATTCCTTTCCCTCCAACAAGGGGAAAATATTTCAAGGCTATCCATGGGTGTTAGCTTCATGGCTGCTATACTATATCTCTATCTGAGTTACTTTATTTTCAGCAGGAAAGAGTTAAAATGA
- a CDS encoding phosphoglycerate mutase family protein: MADVRLYISRHGKTMFNTIGRVQGWCDTPLTKAGEEGIRELGLGLKDAGLDFKLAVSSDLGRTVQTMTIAQRELGILGKIPYYQDKRIREWCFGSFEGMYDAELFQGVLPRLKGTVDATGMSFAEIAAGIQEADTAGWSESWEVLSNRILTGFESIAQDLEKQGGGNALVVSHGMTIATLAHLLEPERGANIFLDNGSITVLKYENGKLLIEAVGDMSYRQRGAELIAQGK, translated from the coding sequence ATGGCAGACGTAAGATTATATATTTCTCGACATGGGAAAACCATGTTTAATACCATCGGGCGCGTGCAGGGCTGGTGTGATACGCCGCTGACCAAGGCTGGCGAGGAAGGAATTCGTGAATTGGGCTTGGGGCTCAAGGATGCGGGCCTTGATTTTAAACTAGCCGTATCCAGTGACCTGGGTCGAACCGTTCAGACCATGACCATCGCCCAGCGTGAGTTGGGAATTTTGGGAAAAATTCCTTATTACCAAGACAAGCGTATCCGTGAATGGTGTTTCGGCAGTTTTGAGGGCATGTATGATGCTGAACTTTTCCAAGGTGTCCTACCTCGTTTGAAAGGGACAGTTGATGCGACGGGTATGTCCTTTGCGGAAATCGCAGCAGGTATCCAAGAGGCAGACACCGCTGGCTGGTCAGAATCTTGGGAGGTCTTGAGCAATCGTATCTTGACTGGTTTTGAATCTATCGCCCAAGACTTGGAAAAACAAGGTGGAGGCAATGCCCTTGTGGTCAGTCACGGTATGACTATTGCAACATTGGCTCATTTGTTGGAGCCAGAGCGTGGTGCTAATATTTTCCTTGATAACGGCTCAATCACCGTTCTCAAATATGAAAATGGCAAGCTCTTGATTGAAGCAGTTGGGGATATGTCCTACCGCCAACGTGGAGCAGAATTGATTGCCCAAGGGAAATAA
- a CDS encoding PFL family protein, protein MDIRQVRETIEMIEEQNFDIRTITMGISLLDCIDSDIDKAAEKIYTKITTKAKNLVAVGDEIAAELGIPIVNKRVSVTPISLIGAATDATDYLPLARALDKAAHEIGIDFIGGFSALVQKGYQKGDEILINSIPQALAQTNKVCSSVNIGSTKTGINMTAVRDMGRIIKETAEASDMGAAKLVVFANAVEDNPFMAGAFHGVGEADVVINVGVSGPGVVKRALEKVRGESFDVVAETVKKTAFKITRIGQLVGNMASERLGVKFGIVDLSLAPTPAVGDSVARVLEEMGLETVGTHGTTAALALLNDAVKKGGVMACNQVGGLSGAFIPVSEDEGMIAAVQNGSLNLEKLEAMTAICSVGLDMIAIPETTPAETIAAMIADEAVIGVINQKTTAVRIIPLGKEGDMIEFGGLLGTAPVMKVNQASSVDFINRGGQIPAPIHSFKN, encoded by the coding sequence ATGGATATTAGACAGGTTAGAGAAACCATTGAGATGATTGAGGAGCAGAATTTCGATATTCGGACCATCACCATGGGGATTTCCCTCTTGGACTGTATTGACTCGGATATCGACAAGGCTGCTGAGAAGATTTATACAAAAATTACGACCAAGGCCAAGAACTTGGTGGCTGTTGGTGATGAGATTGCGGCTGAGTTGGGGATTCCGATTGTCAACAAGCGCGTGTCTGTGACGCCGATTTCCCTGATTGGTGCGGCGACAGATGCGACGGATTATCTGCCTTTGGCTCGTGCCTTGGATAAGGCTGCCCATGAGATTGGTATTGACTTTATTGGTGGATTTTCAGCTTTGGTGCAAAAAGGCTATCAAAAAGGTGATGAAATCCTTATCAACTCTATACCGCAGGCATTGGCCCAAACAAACAAAGTCTGCTCGTCGGTCAACATTGGCTCGACCAAGACGGGTATCAATATGACGGCTGTGCGGGACATGGGACGGATCATCAAGGAGACGGCGGAGGCTTCTGATATGGGGGCGGCCAAGCTGGTAGTTTTTGCCAATGCGGTTGAGGATAATCCTTTCATGGCGGGTGCCTTCCATGGTGTCGGCGAGGCGGATGTGGTCATCAACGTCGGCGTGTCTGGTCCTGGTGTGGTCAAGCGTGCCCTTGAAAAAGTGCGTGGTGAGAGCTTTGATGTGGTGGCGGAGACCGTCAAGAAGACGGCCTTCAAGATTACCCGTATCGGTCAGTTGGTCGGAAATATGGCCAGTGAACGCCTGGGTGTCAAGTTCGGTATCGTGGACCTGTCCCTTGCTCCGACTCCGGCCGTTGGCGATTCAGTAGCACGAGTTTTGGAGGAAATGGGCTTAGAAACCGTTGGTACGCACGGAACGACTGCTGCCCTTGCTCTGCTCAATGATGCAGTGAAAAAGGGTGGGGTAATGGCCTGCAACCAAGTTGGCGGCTTGTCAGGTGCCTTTATCCCTGTGTCTGAGGACGAGGGCATGATTGCGGCGGTGCAAAATGGCTCCCTTAACCTTGAAAAATTGGAAGCTATGACGGCTATCTGTTCTGTTGGTTTGGACATGATTGCTATTCCAGAAACAACGCCAGCTGAGACCATTGCGGCTATGATTGCGGATGAAGCGGTTATTGGGGTTATCAATCAGAAAACGACTGCGGTCCGTATTATTCCGCTTGGAAAAGAAGGGGACATGATCGAATTTGGTGGACTACTTGGAACGGCTCCTGTCATGAAGGTCAATCAGGCTTCTTCTGTGGACTTTATCAACCGTGGTGGACAGATTCCAGCACCGATTCATAGCTTTAAGAACTAA
- a CDS encoding ACT domain-containing protein — MKAIVTVVGKDKTGIVAGVASKLAALGLNIDDISQTVLDEYFTMMAVVSSDEKKDFTQLRSELDAFGQNLNVKINIQSAAIFDAMHNL; from the coding sequence ATGAAAGCAATTGTTACTGTTGTAGGAAAAGATAAGACAGGTATCGTGGCAGGTGTTGCAAGCAAACTTGCGGCCTTGGGGCTCAATATCGATGACATTTCACAGACCGTTTTGGATGAGTATTTTACCATGATGGCGGTGGTATCATCAGATGAGAAGAAAGATTTCACTCAGTTGCGTTCGGAGTTGGATGCCTTTGGTCAAAATTTGAACGTGAAAATCAATATTCAAAGTGCGGCCATTTTTGATGCTATGCACAACTTGTAA
- a CDS encoding ABC transporter transmembrane domain-containing protein has product MIMKIVKQLWWFFKLEKKRYLLGIISLCLVSLLNLLPAYIMGEIIDKIDSRALTGQGLLLGVLGLILSGFGMYALRYVWRMNILATSFRLGKIMRARLFEHFMNMSPSFFQNHRTGDLMAHATNDINALTRLAGGGVMSFVDATVTAVVTLVTMSFLISWQMTLVAILPLPFMAMTTSYLGRRTHENFKASQAAFSELNNKVQESVSGIKVTKSFGYQEQESKAFQEVNQAAYLQNLKTMRYDSLFDPAVLFFVGLSYVLTLIFGSQFIAQGQVTLGQLVTFMTYLDLLVWPLMAIGFLFNITQRGAVSYDRIQSLLDVHSDVKEASKPLPAPENGQISYKVDRFSYDKDSEQPTLEDIHFSIEKGQTIGLVGPTGSGKTSLIKLLLREYDVDQGAISLNGQDIKNYRLADLRALMGYVPQDQFLFAASVADNISFGDPDLELQHIKEAAKTVHVYADIEDMPDGFATMVGEKGISLSGGQKQRLAMARAMILNPDILILDDSLSAVDAKTEHAIIENIKSSRLDKTTIITAHRLSAVVHADLILVMEDGKIAERGTHQELLENQAWYYDTYMMQQLEMEEENAS; this is encoded by the coding sequence ATGATTATGAAAATTGTCAAACAACTCTGGTGGTTTTTTAAGCTAGAGAAAAAGCGCTACCTCCTTGGCATTATCTCTCTGTGTCTGGTCAGTCTCCTCAACCTGCTGCCGGCCTATATTATGGGAGAAATCATTGACAAAATCGACAGCCGTGCACTGACAGGACAGGGACTCCTCTTGGGCGTTCTGGGGCTTATCCTATCTGGCTTTGGCATGTACGCCCTCCGCTATGTCTGGCGAATGAATATCCTGGCCACCTCTTTTCGTCTAGGAAAAATTATGCGGGCTCGCCTCTTTGAGCATTTTATGAATATGTCGCCCTCATTTTTCCAAAATCACAGGACCGGTGACCTCATGGCCCATGCCACCAATGATATCAATGCCTTGACCCGTCTCGCAGGAGGCGGTGTTATGTCCTTCGTCGATGCGACCGTGACCGCTGTGGTGACCCTGGTAACCATGAGTTTTCTGATTTCTTGGCAAATGACCCTGGTAGCTATCCTGCCCCTGCCCTTCATGGCTATGACGACCAGCTATCTGGGCCGCCGCACTCATGAAAATTTCAAGGCCTCTCAAGCTGCCTTTTCAGAGCTGAACAATAAGGTCCAGGAATCTGTGTCTGGTATCAAAGTCACCAAGTCCTTCGGCTACCAAGAGCAGGAAAGCAAGGCCTTTCAAGAGGTCAACCAGGCAGCCTACCTCCAAAACCTCAAGACCATGCGCTACGATTCCCTCTTCGACCCAGCTGTCCTCTTCTTTGTCGGACTCTCCTATGTTCTCACCTTGATTTTTGGCTCCCAATTCATCGCCCAAGGCCAGGTTACCTTAGGGCAATTGGTCACCTTTATGACTTACCTGGACCTGCTGGTCTGGCCCCTCATGGCTATCGGTTTCCTCTTTAATATTACCCAGCGTGGTGCTGTTTCCTACGACCGCATCCAGAGTTTACTGGATGTTCATTCTGATGTAAAAGAGGCCAGCAAGCCTCTGCCAGCACCAGAAAATGGACAAATCTCCTACAAGGTCGACCGCTTTTCTTACGATAAGGATTCTGAGCAGCCTACTTTAGAAGATATTCACTTCAGCATTGAAAAAGGTCAGACTATCGGCCTGGTTGGTCCAACAGGTTCTGGTAAGACCAGTCTCATCAAGCTCCTCCTACGGGAATATGATGTAGACCAGGGTGCTATTTCCCTAAACGGGCAGGACATCAAAAACTACCGCCTGGCAGACCTGCGTGCCCTTATGGGCTATGTTCCCCAGGACCAATTTCTCTTTGCGGCCAGTGTTGCGGACAATATCAGCTTTGGCGACCCTGATTTGGAATTGCAGCACATCAAAGAGGCGGCCAAAACTGTCCATGTCTATGCAGACATCGAAGACATGCCTGACGGCTTTGCGACTATGGTCGGTGAGAAAGGGATTTCCCTATCTGGTGGGCAGAAACAACGTCTAGCCATGGCCCGTGCCATGATTCTCAACCCTGACATCCTGATTTTGGATGATTCCCTATCAGCAGTTGATGCCAAGACAGAACATGCTATTATCGAAAATATCAAGAGCAGCCGTCTGGACAAGACCACTATCATCACAGCCCACCGGCTCTCAGCTGTAGTCCATGCTGACTTGATTTTGGTTATGGAAGACGGAAAAATCGCCGAGCGGGGTACCCACCAGGAACTCTTGGAAAATCAAGCCTGGTACTACGACACCTACATGATGCAACAACTGGAAATGGAGGAAGAAAATGCAAGCTAA
- a CDS encoding ABC transporter ATP-binding protein/permease: MQAKSKEKGVFWRLLSYLKPYSLLTAAALTFLLLTTVVRSIIPLLASHFIDNYIGHISQSGTMILAAYFGLYLVQMLFQYLGNIWFAKVSYSVVRDIRRDAFGKVQTLGMAYFDQTPSGSIVSRLTNDTESISEMFSGILSSFISALFVIVVTLYTMFALDWKLTSMLVLFLPVIFILVNLYRKKSAPVVAKTRSLLSNINSKLAESIEGIRIIQAFSQEKRLTEEFEDINQEHLAYASKSMALDSLFLRPALSLIKILTYALLISYFGLDWSDATVSAGMIYAFIQYANRLFDPLLEVTQHFSTLQTSMVSAGRVFTLMDQTIEEPLQVDQGARISQGDIAFEDVSFSYDGKRKILDKVSFQVKKGQTIAFVGATGSGKSSIINVFMRFYEFESGRVLIDGQDIRTFPAQELRSNIGLVLQDPFLYHGTIASNIQMYQDISREQVEEAARFVDAAPFIGKLPDGYDHLVTEKGSAFSTGQRQLLAFARTMASQPKILILDEATANIDSETEQTVQHSLEKMRQGRTTIAIAHRLSTIQDADCIYVLDKGKIIESGNHEQLLAMEGTYQRMYQLQAGQLAE; this comes from the coding sequence ATGCAAGCTAAATCAAAAGAAAAAGGCGTTTTCTGGCGCCTCCTATCCTATCTCAAACCCTACTCGCTCCTAACTGCTGCAGCCCTGACCTTTCTCTTGCTGACGACTGTTGTTCGCAGCATCATTCCCCTTCTAGCCTCCCACTTTATTGACAATTATATCGGACATATCTCCCAGTCTGGGACCATGATTCTGGCTGCCTATTTTGGGCTTTATCTGGTGCAGATGCTCTTTCAGTATCTAGGCAATATTTGGTTTGCCAAGGTTTCCTATAGCGTAGTCCGAGATATTCGTCGGGATGCCTTTGGCAAGGTCCAAACTCTAGGCATGGCCTATTTCGACCAAACACCGAGCGGTTCTATCGTGTCTCGCCTGACCAATGACACAGAAAGTATCTCAGAGATGTTCTCAGGAATCCTATCCAGCTTTATTTCAGCCCTCTTTGTCATCGTGGTTACTCTCTATACCATGTTTGCCCTGGACTGGAAATTGACCTCCATGCTGGTACTTTTCCTCCCCGTCATCTTCATCCTGGTTAATCTTTACCGCAAAAAATCCGCTCCTGTCGTCGCTAAGACACGCAGTCTCCTCAGCAACATCAACAGCAAGCTAGCAGAGTCTATCGAGGGCATCCGGATTATTCAGGCTTTTTCTCAGGAAAAACGTCTAACTGAGGAATTTGAGGATATCAACCAGGAACACCTGGCCTATGCTAGCAAGTCTATGGCCCTGGACAGTCTCTTCCTCCGTCCTGCCCTATCGCTGATTAAGATTTTGACCTATGCCCTGCTGATTAGCTACTTCGGCTTGGACTGGTCAGACGCTACTGTATCTGCTGGGATGATTTATGCCTTCATCCAATATGCTAACCGCCTCTTCGACCCGCTTTTGGAGGTCACCCAGCATTTCTCTACCCTGCAAACCTCCATGGTTTCGGCCGGCCGTGTCTTTACCCTTATGGACCAGACCATTGAGGAACCCCTGCAGGTTGACCAGGGAGCCCGTATCAGCCAGGGAGATATCGCTTTTGAGGACGTTTCCTTCTCCTACGACGGCAAACGGAAAATCCTTGACAAGGTTTCTTTTCAGGTCAAGAAAGGCCAGACTATCGCCTTTGTCGGCGCGACCGGTTCTGGAAAATCGTCTATTATCAACGTCTTCATGCGTTTTTACGAATTTGAATCCGGGCGGGTTCTGATTGACGGTCAGGATATCCGAACCTTCCCTGCCCAGGAATTGCGGTCAAATATCGGTCTGGTCTTGCAGGACCCCTTCCTCTATCACGGAACCATTGCCTCCAATATCCAGATGTACCAGGATATCAGTAGAGAGCAGGTCGAGGAGGCAGCCCGCTTTGTGGACGCTGCTCCCTTTATCGGAAAATTACCAGACGGCTATGACCATCTGGTTACCGAAAAAGGTTCCGCCTTCTCAACTGGACAACGTCAATTGCTGGCCTTTGCTCGCACCATGGCCAGCCAGCCAAAAATCCTGATTTTAGATGAGGCCACAGCCAATATTGACTCCGAAACTGAGCAAACTGTCCAGCATTCCCTGGAAAAAATGCGTCAAGGACGGACCACCATTGCCATCGCCCACCGCCTATCCACCATCCAAGATGCCGATTGCATCTATGTCTTGGACAAGGGCAAGATTATCGAGTCGGGCAACCACGAACAACTCTTGGCCATGGAAGGCACCTACCAACGCATGTACCAATTGCAAGCAGGCCAATTGGCAGAGTAA
- a CDS encoding ISL3 family transposase, whose translation MEQLYHTTKLIGIKDKNIKILFVLKHQTHLEIRARLDYDSPSCPHCQGKCIKYDFQKSSKIPILDCQGFPTLLLLKKRRFQCKSCQKVTVAETALVKKNCQISQPIRKKVTQLHTENMTNIAIAKRLHISVSVVQRKLAQFQFEHDFTTLPKVLSWDEFSRNKGKLAFIAQNFETRSIVTILDNNRQVTIKNYFYKYPREVRETVKVVTVDMSGSYIPIIKQLFPRAKIVLDRFHIIQHLSRAMMTTRIDIMKTFDTRSLPYRSMKNHWRILQKDSRKLSLNRFFSRTFGQTVTPREVIQKTLNFSVELKFYYELYQILLFHFQEKNSKHFFELLEDNLNLVNSTFRTVFKTFLKYKTYITNAMELPYSNAKLEATNKLIKDIKRQAFGFRNFTNFKTKIYIALNIKNERTNFVLSRC comes from the coding sequence ATGGAACAACTTTATCATACCACAAAACTAATTGGAATCAAAGACAAAAACATCAAAATTCTCTTCGTTTTAAAACATCAGACCCATCTGGAAATTCGGGCAAGGCTGGATTATGACAGCCCTAGCTGTCCTCATTGCCAAGGAAAGTGTATCAAGTACGACTTTCAAAAGTCGTCAAAGATTCCGATTTTGGATTGTCAGGGCTTTCCGACCCTCCTCTTGCTTAAGAAACGGCGGTTTCAATGCAAATCTTGCCAAAAAGTGACTGTAGCTGAGACAGCTCTAGTCAAGAAAAACTGTCAGATTTCCCAACCTATTCGGAAGAAAGTGACACAACTCCATACAGAAAACATGACCAATATAGCCATCGCTAAGAGATTACATATCTCCGTATCGGTCGTCCAGAGGAAACTGGCTCAGTTTCAATTTGAGCATGATTTTACGACATTACCAAAAGTCTTGAGCTGGGATGAATTTAGTCGGAACAAGGGAAAACTCGCCTTTATTGCTCAGAATTTTGAGACGAGATCGATTGTGACCATTCTTGACAACAACCGCCAAGTCACCATCAAGAACTATTTCTACAAGTATCCTAGGGAGGTCAGAGAGACTGTCAAGGTCGTGACGGTGGACATGTCGGGTAGCTATATTCCCATCATCAAACAACTATTTCCAAGAGCTAAAATTGTCCTTGATAGATTTCACATTATCCAACACCTGAGCCGTGCTATGATGACGACTAGAATTGATATTATGAAGACTTTCGATACGCGTTCCCTACCTTATCGATCCATGAAAAATCACTGGCGTATTCTCCAAAAAGATAGCCGTAAACTGTCTCTGAATCGCTTCTTTTCCCGCACTTTCGGGCAAACAGTAACACCGAGAGAGGTTATCCAGAAGACATTGAATTTCTCTGTGGAACTGAAATTCTATTACGAACTCTATCAGATCCTTCTCTTCCATTTCCAAGAGAAGAACTCGAAACATTTCTTCGAGCTTCTAGAGGACAATCTGAATCTTGTCAATTCAACCTTTAGGACTGTTTTTAAGACATTTCTAAAATATAAAACTTACATCACGAACGCCATGGAGCTTCCATATTCCAACGCTAAACTGGAAGCGACCAATAAACTCATCAAAGACATTAAGAGGCAAGCGTTTGGCTTTAGGAACTTTACGAACTTTAAAACCAAGATATATATTGCTTTAAACATCAAAAATGAGAGAACGAATTTCGTCCTCTCTAGGTGTTAG